The genomic region AACCATTTCGGTATAAAAATACCCGGTTTCGTGTACTTTTAGCAGCGCTTCCCGAAACATATTCGGATGGGTATCTTTTAATAAATAACCACTGGCACCGTTACTGATCATCTTAATTATCGTGTCTTCGTCATCGTTTACCGACAACGCCAATACCCGTAAACCCGGGTAATCTTCCTTGAGGCGTCGCATGGTTTCCACGCCATCCATAACCGGCATATTGACATCGAGCAATACCAGATCCGGAAGTTCATCCATAGCTTTTAGTCCGGTAAGGAAATCTTTTCCATTGTTGTAATTTCCGCAGACCACAAACTCTTTAAAGCTGTTTATCAGGAACGATAGCGACTGGGAAAACAGTAAGTGGTCGTCTACAATTACAATTTTTATTTTATTCATAGTAGTAAGGGGATTTTTTTACTCTTTGCGTCCTTTTTCCAAAGGATATACAATTTTGAGCTTCGTACCTTCGTTCGGACGGGACGAAACCAAAAAAGCGGCGCCAATTAACCGGGCCCGCGTGTTCATGTTAGCCAATCCGGAACCTTTGGCTACGGTGGCATTGTTAAAACCGATTCCGGAATCGGTTACTTCTATAATACATTCCCTGGCGTCAAAACAGATATCCACATCGATGGTTTTACTATGTGAATATTTTAAGGCATTGGAAATGGCTTCCTGTAATATCCGGTAAATGATCACTTCGTGTTGCGGATCAATAGGTTGTATTTGCCCGGATATATTCAGATTACCATTAATGATTTTCAATTTGGTAATTCGGTTCAGATCTTCGGTTACGGCATCAATAAAGCCGGATTGTAGTTCCACATCGCCATTGATCAATTTGGCAACCATACGGATTTCGTCCAGCGATTTACTAACAAGCTTGCGTACCTCATCGATTTCATTTTTATCGTCGGTATCGATTTTAGCAACCATCAGGTTGAGCTGCATCACGGCCACTGATAAAATCTGCCCGATATTATCGTGTAGCTCCCGACTGATATTCGACAGGGTTTGCTCTTTGATTTCGATTCGTGATTTGGCCAGCTCGGAATTAAAAAACAACTCTGCTTCCATTTTATCCATTAGGAATTTCGACTTTTTCTTCTGAAAATACAGGAAAAAGACCAGTAACGTGCCCAACAAGGTTAAAAGCACGATACTAAACGAAATGATCAATAATGGTATCTCTTTTTGCTCCATATAAAACCAAAGATAAAACTGGTGTTCATTAATACGTTTAAAAAGAAAATGATCAAACTATAAGTTGTTTCGTGGATTCCGGATAAAAACCAACGTAATGAGAGCATAAACGGTAAAAAGGG from Flavobacterium sp. WV_118_3 harbors:
- a CDS encoding response regulator transcription factor: MNKIKIVIVDDHLLFSQSLSFLINSFKEFVVCGNYNNGKDFLTGLKAMDELPDLVLLDVNMPVMDGVETMRRLKEDYPGLRVLALSVNDDEDTIIKMISNGASGYLLKDTHPNMFREALLKVHETGYFYTEMVSGVLINKLEAGNKASLKERELEFIRLACTEMTYREIADEMCLSPKTVDGYRENLFQKLEIKTRIGLVLYAMKNKIVCV
- a CDS encoding ATP-binding protein; the protein is MEQKEIPLLIISFSIVLLTLLGTLLVFFLYFQKKKSKFLMDKMEAELFFNSELAKSRIEIKEQTLSNISRELHDNIGQILSVAVMQLNLMVAKIDTDDKNEIDEVRKLVSKSLDEIRMVAKLINGDVELQSGFIDAVTEDLNRITKLKIINGNLNISGQIQPIDPQHEVIIYRILQEAISNALKYSHSKTIDVDICFDARECIIEVTDSGIGFNNATVAKGSGLANMNTRARLIGAAFLVSSRPNEGTKLKIVYPLEKGRKE